TTTTTGATCAATCACACGGTGCATCATTTCGCGCTCATCGCGGTGATCGCGCAGGCCCATGGCGCGTCGGTGCCGCAGGATTTTGGCATGGCGCCCTCGACGCTCAAGTATCGCGAAGCGCAGGAGCCGGCATGTGCACGTTGAGTTGGCGACCGGCGGAAGCCGGCTACACCCTGTGGTTTAATCGCGATGAGCTGCACAGTCGGGCGGCGGAGGAGCCTCCGCGGGAGTTTCGCACCATCGGCGGCGTCGCCTGGCTGGCGCCGACTGACCCGGACAGCGGCGGCACGTGGCTGATGGTGAATCAGCAGGGCGTGACCGTGGCGCTGCTCAATGACTACGGCTCGACCTGGAGTGAACCGCTCGACGGGCCGCGCGAAAGCCGGGGACGTCTCGCACCGTTGGCGGCGGCGGCTGGCACCGCGACGGATGCCATCGGCCTGGCGCTGCGGGCGGGCGGACTGGACCGCACGCCGCCGTTTAATCTGGTGGCGATCGACGGCGACGGCGGCGCGGCGCACCTGCATTGGAATGGAGCAGAGATCCGGCTGCGCGAGGGCGACGACGTGGCGGCGCCGCTGACGTCATCCTCCTACGCCTCCGAACGGGTGGTGGCGGCGCGGCAGCGGGCGTATCCGCGCAACGCCGATGCGGCGGCGTTGGCGGCGTATCATCATTCTCATGACACGGAGCGCGGGGCGGAATCGGTCAACATGAGTCGGGCGGATGCGGCGACCCGCAGCATCACGCAGGTGCGGGTGGGGCCGGAGTGGGTGGTGTTGGATTACGAGCCGCAGAACTGGCCGGGCGCACCGCGGGTGGCCGGTGGGCCCCGCCAATGGCGGCTGCCGCGGCAGGATGTCTTTTCGTCCATCAATGCGGAATAGGGCGACGGAAGCCGATCTCCCACGCCGCGTATGAAGCAATCAATCCAACTCTCGAAGGGCCTTACGGTGGTGAGCTGGGTGACGCGAATCGTCGCCGCGGTGATCCTGTTGCAGACCCTGTTTTTTAAGTTTAGTGCGCATCCCGATTCGGTGGCGATTTTCACCGCGGTGGGCCAGGAGCCGATCGGCCGCATCGGTTCCGGTATCGTGGAACTGATCGCCAGCGTGATGCTGTTTGTGCCCGGTCTGGTGGCCGTGGGAGCGGCGCTGGCGGTGGGCACGATGAGCGGCGCGATCTTCTTTCATCTCACCTCGCTCGGGGTGGTGGTGAATGACGACGGCGGGACTTTGTTCTCGCTGGCCATCGTGGTGTGGGTCTGCAGCGCGGTGGGGCTGTGGCTGTATCGCGGCACCTTGCCGGTAATCGGACCCAAACTGGTCGGCCGGACGGGAGGTGTCTCGTGAATCCCGCGATCAAATGCAGCCGAACGCTGGGCCGTTTTATCAATCTCTTCCTCATCGCCGGACTGTTGGCCTTTGGCCTGCGTGCTGACGAAGTGAATACAAACTGGCGCGGGCTCGCGATCAAGGGTTACGACCCGGTGGCCTACTTCACGGAAGGCAAACCGGTGGAGGGCGACAGCGACTTCGAATTTGAATGGCGGGATGCGACCTGGCGTTTTGCCAGCGCGGCACACCGGGATCGTTTTGCGAAGGATCCGGAGGCGTATGCCCCGCAGTATGGCGGCTACTGCGCGTGGGCGGTGAGTCAGAACAAACTCGCGCCGATCGATCCGGAGGCGTGGCGCATCGTCGACGGGAAGCTGTATCTGAACTATTCACCCAAGGTGCAACGCGACTGGGAGCAGGATATTCCCGGTTTTATCGAACTTGCCGATGGCTACTGGCCCACATTGCGAAAGGAGTGACGTGGCCGGTGCGACGTCGTTAGCGGGGCCGGTCGACGGAGGCGTCGGCGGTCTCATGCGGTGGCAGCGGCTGGCGGTGTCGCGGTGGGTGCGGCTGACACAGTGGGAGTATTGGCCGATCTGGGCGATCTATCTGCCAGTGTTTTTCTACGGACTTTGGTTGGCGGTGTGGCATCGCGGGGCGACGGTGTTCTCGGCGGCAAATCCCGGCATGCCGGCGGCCGGTGGATTGGTGGGGTATTCCAAGTCCGCCATCCTCGAAGGGCTGGCCGGCGCCGGCGACGCGGTGGCGACGTGGGCGCTGATCGCCCCGGGGGCGTTTCCGGAGCGCAACGCGGCGGTGCGGCGGTTTATGGCGGAGCATCAGCTGGGTTATCCGGTGGTGCTGAAGCCGGACCTAGGAGAGCGTGGCTCGGGCGTCGTGATCGCCAAGAACGCGGCGGAGGTGGAGGTCGTGCTGCGGACGGAGCCGACGGCGTTGATCGCGCAGGCGTATGTGCCGGGCGTGGAGTGGGGCGTGTTTTATGTGCGGCGACCGGGGGCGGCGAAGGGCGAGATTTTTGCGATCACCGACAAACGTATGGTGCACGTGGTGGGCGACGGGCGAAGCAGTCTGGAACGGTTGATCCTAAACGACGCGCGCGCGGTGGGCATGGCGCGATTCTTCCGGCAGAAGTTCGCCGCGCGGTTGGGCGAAGTGCCGGCGGCAGGGGAACGCGTGATGCTGAGCGAACTCGGCACGCACTGCCGCGGGGCGATGTTTTTGGACGGTGCGGCGCTGGAGACGCCGGAACTGGTGCAGGCGGTCGAGGCGGTGAGTCGGCAGTTTGAAGGGTTTTATTTTGGCCGCTACGACCTGCGCGCGGAATCGACCGAGGCGATGCAGGCGGGGCGGTTTAAGGTCATCGAACTGAACGGTGTGTCTTCGGAAGCCACGGCGATGTATGACCCGAAACATTCGGTGTGGTTTGGCTGGCGCACCCTGTGCCGGCAGTGGCGGATCGCATTTGAAATTGGCGCGGCCAATCGCCGTGCCGGCGCACGGGTGTGGTCCGTGCGGGAACTGTGGACCCTATTACAGGAGCAACGAAAAGCATGAAGACGATAGCAGCACCGATCGAAGTGGAGACCGAACGTTATGTCCTGCGCATGGGGACCGGGGCGGAGGATTTGGCGGCGGCGCAGCGCCTGCGCTTTGAGGTATTCAATTTGGAACTACAGCGCGGGCTGGTGGAGTCGTATGCGTCGGGACGCGACGAAGATCGTTTTGATGCGGTGTGTGATTTGATGCTGGTGATGGAGCGCGACAGCGGCGCGGTGGTGGGCACGTATCGCATGCAGACCGGGCTGAGCGCGGCACAGCATTTGGGGTATTACAGCGGGGCGCAGTTTGACCTTTCGCCGATGGAGCCGGCGCGGCATCAAATCCTGGAGTTGGGGCGCGCCTGCGTGGCGGAGGCGCATCGCAACCAGACCGTCATCGGGCTGTTGTGGAAAGGCATCGCGCGCTACGCCCAGGCGCATGGGGCGCGGTATCTGGTCGGTTGCAGTTCCCTCATCTCGCAGGATGCCGGCGCCGGCATGGGCACGTATGAGCAGCTGGCCAAACGTTACCTGGTGGAGGAACCGTGGCGGACGCGGCCGTTGGCGGATCATCGTTGTGACGTGCCGGCGAGTGAGCCGGCGAAGGTGCCGAAGTTGATGGCGGCTTACCTCATGCTCGGGGCGCGGATTTGTGGGGAACCCTCGCTGCATCGCGAGTTTGGCACGATCGAGTTTTTGACGTGGCTCGACCTCGACGGGCTGGCGCCGCGGGTGGCGCGAAAGTTTCTGGGTTGAGGCGTGGCGCGGCGCCGACGTCACGGCCGTGTGGCGAACAGGCAAGGGCCGCGTGACGATGGTTACAATCCGCCGACGTGGGCGCGCCGCTCTTGCGAGCTGGTGCGGCGCAGCGCAGGGAGTTGAACTGCCGCGAAGGCCATGGGGGCCGGTGCGGCGGCTATTATCCCATGAGCGTGCAAGCGTCATTTCCGCCGGTCGGCACCGAGCGTTATCGAGTCCATTTTGCGGCGAACGAACAGGACCTGTGGGCCGCCCAGCGGCTGCGGTTTGAGGTGTTTAATCTGGAGCTCAACGAGGGGCTTGTGGCGTCGCACATGATCGGGCGCGATGAGGATGGGTTTGATCCGGTTTGTGAACATCTGTTGGTGACGGATCAGGCGGACGGGAAGGTGGTCGGCACCTATCGGATGCAGGCCGGACTCTCGGCGGCGGCGCACCTCGGTTATTACAGCGAGCAGGAGTTTGATTTTGGTCCGTTCGCCGCGCGGCGTGGCGAGATTTTGGAGCTTGGGCGCGCCTGTGTGGCGGCGGAGCATCGCAACCAGAGTGTGCTGTCGTTGCTATGGCGCGCCATCATGCAACATGCGCGCCGGCGGGGGCAGCGGTATTTGATCGGTTGCAGCTCGTTGTCGTCGTTGGACGAAGCCGGAGGGCTGGAAACGTATCGTAATCTCGCGGCGCATTACCTCGCGGCGCCGGAGTGGCGGACGCGGCCGGTGGCATCCTGTCGGTGTCGGTCGGGGACGGCCGATGCGTTGGCGGTGCCGCGATTGATGGTGGCGTATTTGGCGGCGGGGGCGCGGGTGTGTGGCGAGCCGGCGATCGACCGCGAGTTTGGCACGATCGACTTCCTGACGGTGCTCGACCTCGACGCGTTGTCGCCGCGCTTTGCGCGAAAATACCTCGCCTGACTGGCAGGTTTGGGCGTGATGGGCGGCTCGCATGGCCGTCTTTGGACCGAATACCCCATCTCCTCCCATCCCGTGGCGTTGGTCGCTGCGCGGGGTTGGTCGGGTGGCGGCGTTGCTGGGTGGAGCTGGAGGCAGCGCGTTGGAATACCTGCGGATGCCGCGCGAGGAACGGACCTCGGTGGCGGGCAAAGCACGCTGGTTGCAACGGACGTGTCGGCGAGCGTTGCGGGCGTTCAAAATCGAGGTGGTGGCTGAGGGGGAAGCGTTGCCGCATGGGGTGATGCTCGCGCCCAACCATGTGAGTTACATGGATATTTTGGTGCTGTCCGCGCTGGCGCCGACGGTGTTTGTGGCGAAGTCGGAGGTGAAGGGCTGGCCGCTGTTTGGGTGGTTTGCGCGGATGGCGGGAACCTTGTTTATCCGGCGGCAAGTGCGCGCGGATGTCGTGCGGGTGGGGGAGCAGTTGGCGCCGGTGATGGCGGCGGGGGTGAACCTGGTGGTGTTTCTCGAAGGCACGAGCACGGATGGGCAGGACGTGAACCCGTTTCGTCCGTCGATGCTGGAGCCGGCGGTGAAGGCGAGTTGGCCGCTGTGTCCGGTGGCTTTGCGCTACGAGGTGCCGGCGGGGCGGGATGCGACTTGGGAAGTGGCGTGGTGGGGATCGATGCCGCTGTTGCCGCATGTGATCGGGTTTGCGGGCCTGGAGTGGGTGCGGGTGCACGTTCGGCGGGCGGCGGTGCTGACGGCGGAGGGCGATCGGAAGGAGCTCGCGGCTCAGCTGGAGGCGCAGGTGCGGGCACTTTTGCACGGAGAATCGGGCGCGCGGCGTGAGTGAGCGTTGGCTTGTGCTGGGCGGGGGGATGGCCTTGAGTCCCGGCCTCGACTCCCAACCTCCAACCTGATCTTTCACCATGGCCTCAACTTCCCACGAATTGAACGGTGCCGGCAACTGGGCCAGCGTCGCTCGGAAACCCTTTGGTGAAACCAAGTCAGGCGAGGCGACCGAGCTGTTTACGCTGACCAATGCCAAAGGTATGCGCGTCGAGATCACCAACTATGGCGGCATCATCGTGCGTTGGACGGCGCCGGACCGGGAGGGCAAGCTGGCCGACGTGGTGTTGGGCTACGATGACCTCGCGGCCTACGAAGCGGGCGGCGCGTATTTCGGCGCGGTGGTGGGGCGTTTCGGCAACCGCATCGCCGGGGGGCAGTTCACCTTGGACGACGAAACTTACACGCTGCCGACCAACAATGCGCCGGGCGGCATCCCGTGTCACTTGCACGGCGGGCCGGAAGGGTTTGATCGCAAAGTCTGGGCGGCCGAGGTGGCGGCGGAAGGCGAGTCGGCACGGCTGACTTTGAAGTTGGAGAGTCCGGCGGGGGAGGCGGGTTTTCCGGGCACTTTGGCGGTCACGGTGGTGTATTTGCTGAAGCCGGAGAATACGCTGGAGATCACCTACACGGCCACGACCGATGCGGCGACGCCGGTGAACCTTACTCAGCACACTTACTTTAACCTCGCGGGTGAGGGCACGATCGACGGACACATCCTGCAGATGCAGGGCGCGTCGCGTTACCTGCCGGTGGATGCGGGACAGATCCCGACCGGCGAACTCGCGCCGGTGGCGGGCACGCCGTTTGATTTTCTGGCGCCGCGCCCGCTGGGCGCGCGCATTGCGGAGGATCATCCGCAGATCAAGATCGGCTGCGGCTACGACCACTGTTGGGTGTTTGACGATGCCGACGGCACGACGCACCTCGCGGCCAAAGTCATGGAGCCGATCTCGGGGCGGGTGCTCGAAGTGCTGACGACGGAGCCCGGCATGCAGGTTTACACCGGCGCGTTCATCAAGCCGGGCGACCAAGGCAAAGACGGCGCGATTTACGATGCGCGTTCGGGCTTTTGTCTTGAGACCCAGCACTTCCCGGACTCGCCCAATCAACCGACGTTTCCGTCGACGATTTTGCGGCCGGGCGAGACGTATCGGTCGGTGACGGCGTTTCGGTTTGGCACGATCTGACGGGGCGGCGCAATCTCGAGCCCGACCCACCGCAGGGGGGCTCAGAGTTCGAGCAGGCCGCGTTGCACGGCGGCGGTCACGGCTTCGGTGCGACCGGCGACCTGGAGTTTGCCGAGGATGTGTTTAAGGTGATCCTTCACCGTGTTCTCGGTGATGCCGAGGGTCGCGGCGATTTCCTTGTTGGCGAGGCCCTTGGCGGTCTCGCGCAGGACGTCGAGTTCGCGCGGGGTGAGGGCTTCAAAACGTTCGCGCACGGCGAGGCGACTGGCGACATCGCGCGGGATCCAACGACCGCCGCCACAGACCTGCCGAATGGCGGGGATCAAGTCGTCGCCAGTGGAGCTTTTGAGCAGATAACCGGAGGCACCGGCGGCGAGCGCGCCGTGGATATCCTCGTCGCCGTTGTAGGCGGTGAGCACGAGAATGCGGGCGGCGGGAAACTCGCGGCGAATCTGCTCGATCGCCTCACGTCCACCGAGCCCGGGCATGCGCAGGTCGAGCACGGCGAGGTCGGGCTGGTGTTCGCGAAAGAGTGCGACGGCCTGTTCGCCATCGCTGGCCTGCGCGATGACGGCGAGTTCCGGTTCACACTCGATGAGGGCAACCAAACCACTGCGCACGACGAAGTGATCGTCGGCGACGAGGATGCGCACGCGGGAGTGGGAAGAGGCAGGCGAAGTCATGACGTGGGACGGGGGACGACGAGTTGCAGGCGGGTGCCGCGGGACTGCGGGCCGGGCTCGAATGTAAGGATGGCATGGATACGGCGGGCGCGTTCCTGCATGCCGATGAGGCCGAAGTGACCCGATTGGCCAAGCTCGGCGGTGGGGGCGGGGGAGAAGCCGATGCCGTCGTCGGTGACGGTGAGGACAAGTTGGGTTGCGTCGGTGTGGAGGTGAAGTTGCACGGAGGCGGCGCGGGCGTGTTTGGCGATGTTGGTGAGGGCTTCCTGGCCGATGCGCAGGACGTTTTCCTCGACCACCTCGGGCCAGCGTGGCGGTGGGTAGGCGCAGTCGCAGTTGCAGGTGAGGCCGGCGGCCTCGGCGAGATGCTCGGCGCTGTGGCGCAGGGCGTCGGCGAGGTCGAATTGTTCGAGTTCGCGGGAGCGCAGGTCCCAGATCGAACGGCGCAGGTCCACCTGACTTTGTTGGAGGAGGAGACGGGCGGTCTGCAGGTGGTTGGCGGCGGCGCCGGCGTCGCGGGGCGCGAGTGTAGTGGCGGTTTGGAGACGCAGGGCGATGCCGGTGAGGGTTTGCTCGAGAGAGTCGTGGAGTTCGCGGGCGAGGCGGGTGCGTTCGGTGAGGGCACCTTTGAACTGCAGCTCGTCGGCTTTGCGTCCGGTGATCTCGACCTCGAGCTGGGCGGTGCGCTCGGCGACCTTGGTTTCGAGTAGCGCGTTGCGGCGGGCGTTGTGGAGGGACCAGGCCACGGCGAGAAAGAGGGCGAGTGCGGCGCCGCCGAGGGCGGTGAAAAGGCGGGCGGGCGTCCACCACGCGGGAGGTTCGAGCACGACGGCGTCGGCGTGCGTGGCGAGCAGCAGGTGAAGCGCGATCAGGCGGCCGGAGGCGTCGAGGGAGGATTGGCAGACGCCGTCGACCTGGACGGTGGCGCCGACGGGGAGGTTGGGTGCCTGGCCGGGAGCGTGGGCGAGGTTGACCGTGACGCTGAGATCGTCGGCTTGGAGCAACCAGGAGGATTCGATCAGATCGGTGGCGGGCAGCGGACGAAAGCTGGCGTCGAGGATATGGCCGACGAGGCGGATGCGTTCGCCGTGATGCAGGCCTTGGCGGAGTGCGGCGACCGGGGCGGGCAGTGGCGCGGGCTGAGGTGCGGAGTTGGTGGGGCGCAGGATGGCATCGCGCAGCACGGCGAGGTGGTTGTCGTATTCGATAAACCCGATGGCGGAGACCGCGGTGCCGACGGGCGGCAGGTCGGGTTGGATCGGATCGAGGCGTAGTCCGCCGGTTAAATCCTGCAGAAAGGCGAGGCCGTCGGGTCGTTGGAGGGTGAGCACGCCGGCGACGTGGACACGATTGGAGGACGTATTGCCCGGGCGGTATTGGGCGACGGCTTGAAGCGGGAGCGGTGCGGCGGACCACGGGGGAGCTGACTCGGTGGAAAGTAGTTCGACGTCGGCGGGGCGCGGCACGTGCAGGCGCACATCCAACAACTGGCGGACGGGGGTGTGGTAAGTCGTGGCGGCGGTGCCGCTGACTTGTAACCGGGCTCCGAGGAGGGAATCGGGCGTGGCGTCGGGTAGCGAAGGAATGAAGACGGTGAGGCGGTAGCCCTCGACGGCGAGGATGAGGCGCCATTGGTTGGCGTCGAGGTGAGCCTGACGCACGGTGCCCACAATACGGATACGTTGGCAGTCCTCGCTGCCACTCATCAGGCGGTCGGCGGAAACGGGTCGAGCCGGCGGGAGGGGCGCCGGGCCGAGCACGCGCCACTGCGGCTCACCGATGACGGGGGCGAAGTCGCCGGGATGGGAGGTGCCGTGGATCTCGACGCGGGTGCCGGGGGCGGGGGCGGGTTCAGTGCGGGCGTCGACGTAGATGCCAGCGGTTTCGTCCTGCACAAAAAACTGGCCGTGCCACGCTGGGTCGGCGGCGGTGACCACCCCGGTCACGGTGACAGGCAGCCCGGCGGCGGCACGTTCGGGCGAAAGGGCGAGCACGTCGGCCGCGTTGCGCAGCGTTTGCGCGGTGGTGACGGAACTGAGGGGCAGTGCAAGCAGGAGTCCGAGCCAAACCGCGCCGAGGCCGAGCCACCCCAGACGGGGGGCGAGGGGGGGAGCGGAGAGGAGGCGGGGCGGGATCACGTTGGAGTGCAGCTTGGGGTGGGGACGGGTGCGCGGGCAAATCCAAGCGCGACCGATCACCCGAAAGAGGGATGCGGGGGCGGGGGGCGAAACGCTACGATGAAAACCCTTCCGGTCGGCCCGCATGAGCGAGCGTCCGACGTCTCCCAACCCCTCGTTGTTTTCTCCCCATGACCTCCCCGATTGGCTCTCTTTCTCATTTGGTAACGGCGGTTTCCGCCGCGGCGGCGCTCGGCGCGACCACGGCCTCGGCGGCCTCCACTTGGACCGCGTATGAAACCGCCCGTGACAACGACCATCGCTTAACTCCGATTGCAGCCGAAGCGGTGGGGGGAGAGGCCGCGCGCGCGACGCTGAGTTTTGAGCCGGCGGAGCAGTTTCAGACGATGGTGGGGTTTGGCGGCGCGTTGACGGAATCGTCGGCCTGGGTGCTGGAGCAGTTGCCGGCGGAACGGCGCGCGGAAGTGATTCGCCGCTATTTCGATCCGGCGGAGGGCATCGGCTACACGTTGGCGCGGACGCACATCAACTCCTGTGATTTTTCGCTGAACATGTGGTCGCTCGACGACGTGGCGGGCGACTATGATTTGCATCACTTTAGCCTCGATCCGATGCGACGCTGGGTGCTGCCGCTGATCCATCAGGCGCGCACGGCGGCGGGCGGTGATTCCCTGCGGTTGGTGGCCTCGCCGTGGAGCCCGCCGTATTGGATGAAGACCAATTATCGCATGGATGACGGCGGGTCGTTGCGGGGCGAGTATGCGCCGGTGTGGGCGGAGTTTTTTGTGAAGTTCGTGCAGGCGATGCAGGACGAGGAAGGCATTCCGGTGTGGGGCCTCACGGTGCAAAACGAACCGCAGGCGCACCAGGTGTGGGAGTCCTGCCTCTACACGCCGGAGCAGGAACGCGACTTCGTAAAAAACCACCTCGGTCCGGCGTTGGTGCGGGCGGGCATGAGTGACGTGAAGCTCATGGCGCTGGACCATAACCGCGACATTCTGGAGGTGCATGCGGATGCCTCGTTGGGTGATCCGGAAGCGGCGCAATACCTGTGGGGCCTCGGGTTGCACTGGTATGTGAGCAACGACTTTGAGGCCTCCTCGCGGGTGCATGCAAAGTATCCGGACAAGCCGATTCTATTCACCGAAGGCTGCTGGGAAGGCGGCGACGCGATCGGCGCGTGGAAGCACGGTGAAGGCTACGCCCGGCAGATGATGGGCGACTTCCGCAATTGGGTGGTGGGCTTCATCGATTGGAACATCGTGCTCGATCAGCGCGGTGGTCCCAACCACGTGGGCAACTTCTGTGACGCGCCGGTGATCGTGAACACCGACACCCTGGAGGTGAGTTACGGCCCCTCGTTTTATTACATCGGGCACTTCAGCCGCTTTGTGAAACCGGGCGCGGTGCGCATCGCCTCGACCTGCGGAAATGAGAATCTGGATACGATCGCGTTTGCCAATCCGGATGGCGCGGTGGTTGTCGTGGTGATGAATGAGACCGACGCCCCGCAGCGCGTGGCGTTGGCGACGCTGGGCACGATCGAAGTGCCGGCGCGCGGCATTCGCACCTACGTCCAGAACCGCTGATGCCGCTGATTGGCGAAAGGCCAGTGCGCGGGTTTGAGCAAGATTTGGACAGACCCGCGGCTTGCGCTGCCGAGGTCGCGCTGGTCAGACTTCGCGTCGCGACCGCCCACCCACCGGGTGAGTGAGCCGCGTTCCATCCCACCCAAGCAAGCCCCCTCCTTCAACGTTCATGCACCTCCTCGAAGTCGTTTTGTTTGTCACCGCCGTTGTCGGCGTCATCTGGCTCGGAATCTGGAAAAGTAAGGATTCCGCCGCTGACTCGGGCGCGAGCGGCTACTTCCTGGCCGGCCGCGGTCTGACCTGGTGGTTGGTGGGCTTCTCGCTCATCGCGGCCAACATTTCCACGGAGCAGTTTGTGGGCATGTCGGGTTCGTCGGCCAACTGGCTCGGCATGGCGATCGCGTCCTACGAATGGATGGCGGCGATCACGCTGGTGGTGGTGGCATTCTGGTTCCTGCCGAAGTTCCTGAAGGCGGGCCTCTACACCATCCCGGAATTTCTGGAGTATCGCTTCGGCACGGTGTCGCGCATGGCGATGGCGATTCCGGCGATCGTGACGCTGGTGTTTGTGACGACCTCGTCGGTCATTTTCTCGGGCGCGAAGTTTGTGTCGGCCTACTACCATGACGTGCCGGTGCTCAACAGCCTCACCGCCTGTTGCTGGCTGATCGCGATCTTCGCGGCGGTGTATGTGTATATCGGCGGTCTGCGCGCCTGTGCCTGGACGGACCTCGTGTGGGGCTCGGCGCTGATCGTGGGTGGTCTGATCGTGGCGGTGCTCGCGTTCAACGTGCTCGCCAACAAGCCGGCCGAAGAACTCATCCTGACCAAGGTCGCCAACTCTTCGGCGACGGTCGAGGATCTCGAAGCGGCCGGTCCGTGGGAACGCTTTATGTTGCTCAACGACGGCAAGGATGGCGAAGCCGAGGTGCGCAACGGTGACAACCTTTCCGGCGGCAAGGTGCACATGGTGCGGCCGAAGGAAGACAGTGACATTCCGTGGACGGCGTTGCTGGTGGGCCTGTGGATCCCGAACTTTTTTTACTGGGGCCTCAATCAATACATCGTGCAGCGCACGCTGGGCGCGAAGTCCTTGGCCGAGGGCCAGAAGGGCATCGTGTTTGCGGCCTTCCTGAAGCTGCTGATCCCGTTCGTGGTGGTGATTCCGGGCATCATGGCCTTCAACCTCTTCAGTGCGGAAATGGCGTTGCCCGGTGGGGGCTATGATTACGACGCGGCGTTCCCGGTGTTGGTGCGCGAGTTGGTGAAACCGCTGCCGTTGATCTCGTGGTTCGTGTTGGCGGCGCTGGCCGGTGCGGTGATCAGCTCGCTGGCCTCGATGCTCAACTCGGCTTCGACGATCGCGACGATGGACCTTTATGCCCGCTTCACTGGCGAGAAGGACGAGATGAAGCTCGTGCGCATGGGCAAGGTATTCGTGACGGTGTTCGTCGTGCTGGCGGCCCTGCTCGCGCCGCAGCTCAACAAGCTCACTTCGATCTTCGCCTACATTCAGGAATTCCAGGGCTTCATTTCGCCCGGCATTCTGGCGGTGTTCATCTTCGGTTTCTTCTCGCCGCGCACCCCGCGCTTCTTCGGCTGGCTGGGCATCGTGATCAACGCGGTGGCTTATGCGGCCTTCAAGTGGGTCGTCGGTCCGATCCTGGTGAACCAAGGCTGGTGGTATTCGGAGGAGATGGCCTTCCTCGATCGCATGGCGTTGTGCTTCTTCCTCGTCATCGCCGTCGGTTTGGTGGTCACGAAGTTTGCCCCGCTGTCGCGTCCGGTGGAAATGCCAGTGAATAGCGCGATTGAGTTGAAGAGCTCCTCCGGCGCCAAGCTGGTGGGCATCGGCGTGTGTGTGCTCACGCTGATCTTCTACGTGATCTTCTGGTAACGAAGCGCGCGGAAGTCGCGCCGAGGGTTGCAAGTTGGCGGGATGCGACCCTTGGCTGGAGGGCTATGCAGATAGAATTTCCCGATCGCGGCTTCCGTGGCTACATCTTCGATCTCGATGGCACGCTCATCGATTCCATGCCGGTGCACTACCGGGCGTGGGATCTCGCCATGCAGGAGGCGGGCGTGCCGGGGACGCTCGATGAGGATCTGTTTTACAGCCTTGGTGGCGTGCCGACGCTGGGTGTGGCGGAGAAGATGGGGGAGCATTACGGCCTGACGATCGACGCCGCGGCGGTGTCGCACCGAAAGGAGAAGCTCTATCTGGACTGTCTGGCGGAGGTGAAGGTCATCGAGCCGGTGGCGGCGTTTGCGCGGGAGATGGCGAAGACGCATCCGGTGGCGATCGCGACGGGCGGCGAGCCGCTCATCGCGCATCCGGCGATCAAAGCGGCGGGGTTGGATGATGTGTTTGAGATCGTGGTGACCCCGGAGGACGTGGCGCCGGGTCGCGGCAAACCGGCTCCAGACATGTTCCTCGAAGCGGCGCGACGCATGGGCGTGCCGCCGGCGGAGTGTGTGGTTTTTGAGGATGCGGTGCCGGGCATCAAAGCCGCCGAAGCCGCCGGCATGGCGGTGGTGCGGGTGCCGAGCCGCGGTTGAATTCGAGCGAGGCTCGGCGGCGGGCTCAGTTCTTCTCCGCTGTATCGAAACGGCGGATATGCACGGTGTCGCCGAGCTGCAGGTTCGCAGTTTCGGCAGCATTGGCCCAGTTGCGCGACAGCCAGTAGAAGCCGTCGGCGTTGGGGAAGACGACCCATTGGCCACGCTCGACATCGGAGAAGT
This portion of the Actomonas aquatica genome encodes:
- a CDS encoding histidine kinase, with the translated sequence MIPPRLLSAPPLAPRLGWLGLGAVWLGLLLALPLSSVTTAQTLRNAADVLALSPERAAAGLPVTVTGVVTAADPAWHGQFFVQDETAGIYVDARTEPAPAPGTRVEIHGTSHPGDFAPVIGEPQWRVLGPAPLPPARPVSADRLMSGSEDCQRIRIVGTVRQAHLDANQWRLILAVEGYRLTVFIPSLPDATPDSLLGARLQVSGTAATTYHTPVRQLLDVRLHVPRPADVELLSTESAPPWSAAPLPLQAVAQYRPGNTSSNRVHVAGVLTLQRPDGLAFLQDLTGGLRLDPIQPDLPPVGTAVSAIGFIEYDNHLAVLRDAILRPTNSAPQPAPLPAPVAALRQGLHHGERIRLVGHILDASFRPLPATDLIESSWLLQADDLSVTVNLAHAPGQAPNLPVGATVQVDGVCQSSLDASGRLIALHLLLATHADAVVLEPPAWWTPARLFTALGGAALALFLAVAWSLHNARRNALLETKVAERTAQLEVEITGRKADELQFKGALTERTRLARELHDSLEQTLTGIALRLQTATTLAPRDAGAAANHLQTARLLLQQSQVDLRRSIWDLRSRELEQFDLADALRHSAEHLAEAAGLTCNCDCAYPPPRWPEVVEENVLRIGQEALTNIAKHARAASVQLHLHTDATQLVLTVTDDGIGFSPAPTAELGQSGHFGLIGMQERARRIHAILTFEPGPQSRGTRLQLVVPRPTS
- a CDS encoding glycoside hydrolase family 30 protein — its product is MTSPIGSLSHLVTAVSAAAALGATTASAASTWTAYETARDNDHRLTPIAAEAVGGEAARATLSFEPAEQFQTMVGFGGALTESSAWVLEQLPAERRAEVIRRYFDPAEGIGYTLARTHINSCDFSLNMWSLDDVAGDYDLHHFSLDPMRRWVLPLIHQARTAAGGDSLRLVASPWSPPYWMKTNYRMDDGGSLRGEYAPVWAEFFVKFVQAMQDEEGIPVWGLTVQNEPQAHQVWESCLYTPEQERDFVKNHLGPALVRAGMSDVKLMALDHNRDILEVHADASLGDPEAAQYLWGLGLHWYVSNDFEASSRVHAKYPDKPILFTEGCWEGGDAIGAWKHGEGYARQMMGDFRNWVVGFIDWNIVLDQRGGPNHVGNFCDAPVIVNTDTLEVSYGPSFYYIGHFSRFVKPGAVRIASTCGNENLDTIAFANPDGAVVVVVMNETDAPQRVALATLGTIEVPARGIRTYVQNR
- a CDS encoding sodium:solute symporter family transporter, with protein sequence MHLLEVVLFVTAVVGVIWLGIWKSKDSAADSGASGYFLAGRGLTWWLVGFSLIAANISTEQFVGMSGSSANWLGMAIASYEWMAAITLVVVAFWFLPKFLKAGLYTIPEFLEYRFGTVSRMAMAIPAIVTLVFVTTSSVIFSGAKFVSAYYHDVPVLNSLTACCWLIAIFAAVYVYIGGLRACAWTDLVWGSALIVGGLIVAVLAFNVLANKPAEELILTKVANSSATVEDLEAAGPWERFMLLNDGKDGEAEVRNGDNLSGGKVHMVRPKEDSDIPWTALLVGLWIPNFFYWGLNQYIVQRTLGAKSLAEGQKGIVFAAFLKLLIPFVVVIPGIMAFNLFSAEMALPGGGYDYDAAFPVLVRELVKPLPLISWFVLAALAGAVISSLASMLNSASTIATMDLYARFTGEKDEMKLVRMGKVFVTVFVVLAALLAPQLNKLTSIFAYIQEFQGFISPGILAVFIFGFFSPRTPRFFGWLGIVINAVAYAAFKWVVGPILVNQGWWYSEEMAFLDRMALCFFLVIAVGLVVTKFAPLSRPVEMPVNSAIELKSSSGAKLVGIGVCVLTLIFYVIFW
- a CDS encoding HAD family hydrolase translates to MQIEFPDRGFRGYIFDLDGTLIDSMPVHYRAWDLAMQEAGVPGTLDEDLFYSLGGVPTLGVAEKMGEHYGLTIDAAAVSHRKEKLYLDCLAEVKVIEPVAAFAREMAKTHPVAIATGGEPLIAHPAIKAAGLDDVFEIVVTPEDVAPGRGKPAPDMFLEAARRMGVPPAECVVFEDAVPGIKAAEAAGMAVVRVPSRG